From the genome of Eucalyptus grandis isolate ANBG69807.140 chromosome 2, ASM1654582v1, whole genome shotgun sequence, one region includes:
- the LOC104435583 gene encoding D-aminoacyl-tRNA deacylase yields MWVAPPHPRVRRENPWLGLLHDIAQSYNLVPEFEITLEGINHRPETNNKLATFVTIGSTEEYWMRLDAAEVIAQLGWKGLGLGGEPAVGNWSRYTLVLQLMLQEISLSLAISFRGCLYDFVTEFNTL; encoded by the exons ATGTGGGTTGCGCCGCCACATCCAAGAGTTCGTAGAGAGAATCCCTGGCTGGGTTTGTTGCACGACATTGCTCAGTCCTATAATTTGGTTCCTGAGTTTGAG ATTACCTTGGAGGGCATTAATCATAGACCGGAGACCAACAACAAGCTGGCAACGTTTGTGACGATCG GCAGTACCGAAGAATACTGGATGAGGCTGGATGCTGCTGAAGtcattgctcaa TTGGGCTGGAAAGGTCTTGGGCTTGGAGGAGAGCCTGCAGTTGGGAACTGGAGCAGGTATACGCTCGTGCTTCAACTGATGTTACAAGAAATTAGCCTTTCTTTGGCAATATCATTTCGAGGCTGTTTGTATGACTTTGTGACTGAATTCAACACTCTGTAG